From the genome of Sporomusa sphaeroides DSM 2875:
ATTTATCGGCCTTGGTCGATGTGCCCCTGGCTATTGATACCACCGACCCGGCAGCGCTGGAAGCCGGACTAAAAGCTTATCCCGGCCGGGCGCTGATTAATTCCGTCAGCGCCGAGACCGAACGCTTAGATACCTTCCTGCCACTTGCCAAAAAATACGGCGCAGCTGTTTTATGTCTGCCGCTATCAGATATCGGTGTACCAAAAACCGCAGCCGAACGCATAAAAATAGCCAGGCAAATTATTCAGCAGGCGGAGGAGCATGGACTAAACCGCCAGGATCTGCTGCTGGATGCTTTGGTTATGACGGTGGCAACAGACTCCCAGGCTGCGGCTGAAACGCTGTTAACCCTGAAATTATATCGCGAACAACTCGGCTGCCCGGCAGTCATGGGACTCAGTAATGTCTCCTTCGGCCTGCCGCGGCGTGATGTAATGAATGCCGCCTTTTGCGCTATGGCGTTAGATGCCGGGCTTGATGCCCCCATTCTCAATCCTTTTGATCCGTTAATGCAAGACATCTGGTCGGCTGCGGTGGCTTTAGGGGGACGCAACCGCCAGGCGGTGGCCGAATACAGCAAAAAATATGTGAATATGCCCGCTCAGGCGCCGGAGTCTGCCACAACTGCCCCTGATATCTTAACGCAAATTCGCCAAACAGTAATCAATGGCGAAACAACAGGAGTAGCGCCGCTGATCCGCCAGGCCTTAGCCGAAAATCATAGCCCGCTTGCCATTACCGAGCAGGCACTGACAGCTGCAATGAACGAGGTCGGGCAAGCCTTCGGGCAGGGGCGTTGCTTCCTGCCGCAGGTACTCTTATCGGCTGAAACCATGCGCACGGCTTTTACCACGATTAAAGAGGTACTCCCCTCCCATACCACCCAAAGCCTGGGTACGGTAGTACTGGCCACAGTAAAAGGAGATATTCATGACCTGGGAAAAAATATTGTTGCCGCATTATTAGAGAACAATGGCTTTACAGTCATTGATTTAGGTAAAGATGTTACTGCCGAAACCATTGTTGATGCCGCCCGGAACCATCAGGCCCATATCGTCGGTTTATGCGCCCTGATGACCACCACCTTGCCGCAAGTCGATGCCACCATTACCGCGCTCAAGGCTGACGGCTTCCCCGGTCAAACCATAGTAGGCGGTGCTGTACTTACCGAAAGTTATGCCCGGCAGGCCGGAGCCGATGCTTACGCGGCCAACGGCGTAGCGGCGGTG
Proteins encoded in this window:
- a CDS encoding homocysteine S-methyltransferase family protein, with protein sequence MIAIFDGAMGTMLQQAGLEPGQCPEIWNIEAAAKITAIHRQYVAAGATIIETNTFGANRIKLSHYGLENKVAAINAAGVAAARQAAGAHAKIAGSVGPTGKFIAPLGELTFADAYAVYYEQISALAQAGVDYIIIETIIDIQEMRAALLAAKAVSPQPVICQLSFDADGRTVTGTDPRTAAITLEALGASVIGANCSLGPAQLLPVVEILAQACSLPISVQPNAGMPELVNGQTVFPMSAEEMAVWVPKLAAAGASYIGGCCGTTPAHIQAIRQTADKLTTTPAKQSQTFTALTSRTRTVYLGPQVSPVIIGERINPTGRKALAAEIKAGSFVTVKKEALAQIKAGAGILDVNMGVPGIDQVLVMKQAIEDLSALVDVPLAIDTTDPAALEAGLKAYPGRALINSVSAETERLDTFLPLAKKYGAAVLCLPLSDIGVPKTAAERIKIARQIIQQAEEHGLNRQDLLLDALVMTVATDSQAAAETLLTLKLYREQLGCPAVMGLSNVSFGLPRRDVMNAAFCAMALDAGLDAPILNPFDPLMQDIWSAAVALGGRNRQAVAEYSKKYVNMPAQAPESATTAPDILTQIRQTVINGETTGVAPLIRQALAENHSPLAITEQALTAAMNEVGQAFGQGRCFLPQVLLSAETMRTAFTTIKEVLPSHTTQSLGTVVLATVKGDIHDLGKNIVAALLENNGFTVIDLGKDVTAETIVDAARNHQAHIVGLCALMTTTLPQVDATITALKADGFPGQTIVGGAVLTESYARQAGADAYAANGVAAVNIAKQLLGC